The sequence CCTACAGCATGAAATGCGATTATGAATTTACGGGGCATATGGTTGTGGTCTCTACGCTGAGCTCCTTAGTAACAATGATCGCTGGTATTATGATATTTAAAACGTTGGAAGTTTTTTAGGCTGCCCCAGCTGGGATTTCGAATTATGCATTGGCTTACAGTATAAAATCGCGTCGCGTTGAATTTAAAATAGTAACGAATTGGTAGTGGAGGGATTTGATGCCCTCCATTTTTTATAGTACACTTTTCTTATATATATCAAAAATCATATCCCAAGTTGCGTTTTCTGGATGATTAGTCAATTTCGTTTTATTAGAAAATGTGATATCGGTATATTTTTTGAGATCTTGTTCTAGGCAGTGAATTTTATACTCTGCAAGTAATAGCTCGATTATATCACCCAACTCATCTATATTCGCTTGATTTAGCCACTGTAAAATATCGTTTACTCGTTCCTGATTTTCAAATGATTGCAAATACGCGCGGTACAAAATAGCGTTAGATGCGCCATGGGGCATGTTTTCGTAGTATGTCAGGCTGTATCCGCAAGTGTGAGGTAACGATGTGCCCGTCTGAGCAATTGCTATACCGCCATAGGTAGAGGCCAGCAATAGTTTTTGGCGAATTTCTAAGGATAAATTGCCAGATAGCAGTGGTTTGAAGCATGTTGCTAGTAATTCTAAGCCCATTCTGACGTACACTTCGCTCATTGCATTAGATTTTGTATTTAAATAACTTTCAACTAAATGACTTAATGCATCTAGAGCAGTGTATCTTGTAATTCCTAAAGGCATGTTTAGCATATACGTAGCATCCAAAAACGCTACTTCTGGAAATACCTTATGTCCATAATTAATTTTTGTCTTACGCTTGTGATCGGTGAAAATAGCGTATTGCGTAACTTCACTACCCGTTCCTGCTGTAGTTGGAACAGCAATAACTGGAACGGCGTCCAACTTTTCACCGCCTATCAAATTATCTGCTCCTATGTCTGGATGTTTCAACATGATTGCAATACCCTTTGCGGCATCGAGAGGCGATCCACCACCAATTCCTATCACAAAATCCGCAGTGGCAGCCATGTTTTTTGCCCGCTCCAGCGTTTCTAATGAAGGATTTTCTTCTACTTGGTCAAATAATATATGCGTAATTTTTTCTTTGGTCAGTGCCGCAACGACATCTGCATAGGCACCATTTTTTTTGGCAGAAGATTTTCCTGTTACTATCAATGCGGTCTTACCTCTTCTTAATAGTTCGCTGTGTGTAACAATGCAGTTTGCACCTGCGACAATTTTGGTAGGCATTTCAAATATAAATTCCATGTCATTCTCCTTTGATGTTTTTTTTCATTATACAGCATGTTCAAACACCATTCTAGCCATAAAATGAATTTTTTGTGAAAACGGGCTTGACAAGTTGTCCAACATCGGATAAGCTATAAACATCGGTCATGCATCTGTAGCTCAGGGGATAGAGCGTCGGTTTCCTAAACCGTGCGTCGGATGTTCGAATCATCTCAGGTGCATTTTGAAGGGGTTGTTTAGGCAGCTCCCTTTTATCGTATTTTCAAAATTTTTTTTATATCAGTAAGGTAGCCTAATGCATTAAATCTAGGACTTTCAGTAAATTCTAAAATGCTTCTAGCGCCCACTCCATCATCTCCTATCAGCCTATTATACGGATTAATTTTAATGGTAATGTTCTGTGCACTAGATTCGTATCTAGCATAATGTAGCATAATAAGTGTTTGAACGATACCTTGTTTTAAGCGGTTATTTTTAACTAATCCTTCAAAAATTCCAGCATTGAGTTGTTTATTACTATACATATTGCA is a genomic window of Candidatus Epulonipiscium viviparus containing:
- a CDS encoding iron-containing alcohol dehydrogenase family protein; this translates as MEFIFEMPTKIVAGANCIVTHSELLRRGKTALIVTGKSSAKKNGAYADVVAALTKEKITHILFDQVEENPSLETLERAKNMAATADFVIGIGGGSPLDAAKGIAIMLKHPDIGADNLIGGEKLDAVPVIAVPTTAGTGSEVTQYAIFTDHKRKTKINYGHKVFPEVAFLDATYMLNMPLGITRYTALDALSHLVESYLNTKSNAMSEVYVRMGLELLATCFKPLLSGNLSLEIRQKLLLASTYGGIAIAQTGTSLPHTCGYSLTYYENMPHGASNAILYRAYLQSFENQERVNDILQWLNQANIDELGDIIELLLAEYKIHCLEQDLKKYTDITFSNKTKLTNHPENATWDMIFDIYKKSVL